The genomic segment tGAAGCATGTGCTGACAAGTGGAATGAAAAACATGACCTATTTGAAATCTTATTGCACAGTTTCTTGGATTTTGTTACATTGCCTATGGCATGTTGGATTAGCTCGATTTATTAACTACGACAATAAGATTCGTGGCTTTTAGGTGTCCTTGATATTTTTGCTCgatgtttttcttgttcttcttcaaTCTTTAATTGGGCTTCTATGTTAAAtctttgtctttgtttttggcTAGTAAAagtgttttgtgttttaaagcTAGGAgtggaaaatttaaaacaagagaAGCATAAAAAGTTTCATATTTCCCTTGCTTGGAGTTTCACAACTTAGGAGGCTAAAGAAGCTGTACACTAATTTCTCTTATATCTAGGTTCCTATGGGCATGTTTTGTGAAAAAGTTGTTTACCTTTTAGGATGCCCCATTAAGATTTATGGTCCAATAACTATTCATCTTCATTTGAGGTTATGAATTTCATAAGTTCTTATGTGCTAAACTCCTGGTGTTGAGGGGTAGGAatgttgttttttgaaatggtTGCATCTTCTTCAATTATTTGTTTGTGCTTTTAGAAAGTCAAAAACCTGTGCTAATTAATATTTGTCTACTTTTCTGTTCAAGTCATTTGTTTGGGCCTCAATTATGTCATTTTAGTGTTTCCCCTAGATTTGGAGAGTTGTTCCAACTATATAATGATAAATCAGACCATATATTCTGATCTTTTGGAAAAATATGAATTGAAAAGTCTGACTTGGTCTTTTGGCAATCTATCAAGTTTTGGTTCTCCTTTGTAAGTGGTGAATTTATTCCCGTAACTCTGTATCTCTAAATAAAGTGATGagtgatatgtatctttagagtGGTGAGTTCTTCATTTTGTATCCGTATCTCTTTGGTTTTGTACCTTAGAGGTGAGCGAAAACTATAATTTGTGTGAATCACTTGTTACTTTGCGATATTCATACCATCCCAATATCATGGGTACATGAAATAAGCCTGTGGCTTTTTAAGGAACACATAAAATTTACTTCCCTGGAAATAAATATCAGGGCCAAGGCCAATTCTATTCACATGCTCTATGGCATAAAATACCTCATTTTTAATTAGCAAAAGTTGTGgtatttgtaaataaattaccATGTGGAAGTACAGTTGCGGCATcttctaataattattttctgattGTAGATTTTTGAGAAGAATCCTACCACGATCAAGAATTATGGAATATGGCTGCGATACCAGAGCCGAACTGGTTATCACAACATGTACAAGGAATACCGAGACACGACCCTTAATGGTGCTGTTGAACAAATGTACACTGAGATGGCATCTCGCCATAGGGTGAGGTTTCCATGCATCCAAATCATCAAGACAGCTACCATCCCAGCTAAGCTTTGCAAGAGAGAGAGTACCAAGCAGTTCCACAACTCCAAAATCAAATTCCCATTGGTATTCAAGAAGGTTAGACCCCCATCCAGGAAGCTCAAGACAACATACAAGGCATCCAGGCCCAACCTGTTTATGTGATATGGTTGGTTGTTTTGCTGGTTTTTCTATTTCCGAGCATGTTAGCTTTACTAGTTTGTTGAACTAGAGCAAATT from the Populus nigra chromosome 9, ddPopNigr1.1, whole genome shotgun sequence genome contains:
- the LOC133703827 gene encoding large ribosomal subunit protein eL20-like, which encodes MVTFRFHQYQVVGRALPTQSDEHPKIYRMKLWATNEVRAKSKFWYFLRKLKKVKKSNGQVLAINEIFEKNPTTIKNYGIWLRYQSRTGYHNMYKEYRDTTLNGAVEQMYTEMASRHRVRFPCIQIIKTATIPAKLCKRESTKQFHNSKIKFPLVFKKVRPPSRKLKTTYKASRPNLFM